From Rutidosis leptorrhynchoides isolate AG116_Rl617_1_P2 chromosome 3, CSIRO_AGI_Rlap_v1, whole genome shotgun sequence, a single genomic window includes:
- the LOC139898909 gene encoding proteasome subunit beta type-4-like yields MDTLLSSEGDSQRTQYPYVTGTSVIGIKYKDGILMAADMGGSYGSTIRYKSVERLKQVGKHTLLGASGEISDFQEIQKYLDELILHDNMWDDGNSLGPKEVHNYLTRVMYNRRNKFDPLWNSLILGGVKNGQKYLGSVSMIGVHFEDDHVATGFGNHLARPILREEWREDLTFEEGVKLLEKCMRNLIYRDRSAVNKLQIAKITEEGLTISQPYSLKTNWNFAAFQNPTVNAQGSW; encoded by the exons ATGGACACTTTATTGAGCTCAGAAGGAGATTCTCAAAGGACTCA GTATCCATATGTGACCGGTACGTCCGTCATTGGGATCAAATACAAGGATGGCATTCTCATGGCTGCTGACATGGGAG GGTCATATGGATCCACCATTCGTTACAAGAGCGTGGAGCGATTGAAGCAAGTTGGCAAACATACACTCCTTGGTGCAAGTGGAGAAATTAGTGATTTCCAAGAAATTCAAAAATATCTTGATGAACTCAT CTTGCATGACAATATGTGGGATGATGGAAACTCACTTGGTCCTAAAGAGGTGCACAATTATCTAACTCGGGTCATGTACAATCGCCGcaacaagtttgacccattatggAATTCACTTATTCTTGGTGGGGTGAAAAACGGCCAGAAGTATCTTGGATCG GTTAGCATGATTGGTGTACATTTCGAGGACGATCATGTTGCTACCGGATTCGGCAATCATCTGGCCCGCCCAATTCTTCGTGAGGAATGGAGGGAAGACTTGACTTTTGAGGAAGGTGTCAAATTATTGGAGAAATGCATGCGTAACCTTATATACCGAGACAGGTCTGCTGTCAACAAGCTTCAG ATAGCGAAGATTACAGAGGAAGGTTTGACAATCTCGCAGCCATACTCATTGAAGACTAACTGGAATTTTGCTGCTTTTCAAAATCCAACTGTGAATGCGCAGGGATCATGGTAG
- the LOC139898910 gene encoding F-box protein SKP2A-like produces MKELNMSFNKLMVYGGGGGCGGGSCRITEWKDIPMELLMRIVCLLDDRTVVVASGVCTGWRDAISWGLTRFSLSWCKNNMKNMVLSLAPKFTNLRVLNLRQDKPQLDDYAVEVITKYCNDLEDLDLSKSFKLSDRSLYALARGCPNLTKLNISGCSAFSDGALEYLSGYCRKLKILNLCGCTRAASDKALKAIGYNCRQLESINLGWCEEVGDEGVMSLAYGCPNLHSLDLCGCVLITDESVIALANNCLHLKSLGLYYCQNITDRAMYALAHSRVKNKRAVWESVKSRYEKVEEEEGLMNLNISQCTALTPPAVQALCDSFPALHTCPGRHSLIISGCLNLTSVHCACSSFHRSVTRFSYPAH; encoded by the exons ATGAAAGAGTTGAATATGAGTTTCAATAAGTTGATGgtgtatggtggtggtggtggttgtggtggtggcaGTTGTAGGATTACTGAATGGAAAGATATACCAATGGAACTCCTGATGAGAATTGTTTGCTTGTTGGATGATCGGACGGTTGTGGTTGCTTCTGGGGTTTGTACTGGATGGAGGGATGCTATTTCTTGGGGACTCACTCGTTTCTCACTTTCTTG GTGCAAAAACAACATGAAAAACATGGTACTTTCTCTTGCTCCTAAATTCACAAATTTAAGAGTTTTGAATCTTCGACAAGATAAACCACAGCTAGATGATTATGCAGTCGAGGTCATTACAAAATACTGTAATGATTTAGAGGATCTTGACCTTAGCAAAAGCTTTAAACTTAGTGATCGGTCCCTATATGCTTTGGCTCGTGGTTGCCCAAATCTTACTAAGCTTAATATCAGTGGCTGCTCGGCTTTTAGTGATGGTGCTCTTGAGTATCTTAGTGGTTATTGTCGAAAATTAAAGATTTTGAATCTTTGTGGGTGCACAAGAGCGGCATCTGACAAGGCCTTGAAG GCTATTGGGTATAATTGTCGACAACTTGAGTCGATAAATCTCGGTTGGTGTGAGGAAGTTGGTGATGAGGGAGTCATGAGTTTGGCTTATGGGTGTCCCAATCTTCATTCTCTTGATTTGTGTGGTTGCGTTCTTATAACAG ATGAGAGTGTGATAGCTTTAGCAAACAACTGCTTACATTTGAAGTCTCTTGGATTATACTACTGCCAAAACATTACAGACAGAGCAATGTATGCGTTAGCCCACAGCCGAGTTAAAAACAAACGTGCTGTTTGGGAATCAGTTAAAAGCCGATATGAAAaagtagaagaagaagaaggacttatgaatctaaacataagtcAATGCACCGCCTTGACCCCACCTGCGGTTCAAGCACTTTGTGATTCGTTCCCTGCACTTCACACGTGTCCAGGTAGGCATTCGCTTATCATAAGTGGTTGTTTGAACTTAACCTCGGTGCATTGTGCGTGTTCCTCTTTTCATCGTTCGGTCACAAGGTTTTCTTATCCTGCTCATTGA